The Mauremys reevesii isolate NIE-2019 linkage group 1, ASM1616193v1, whole genome shotgun sequence genome segment gtacttacagactgtgaccAAGTCGTCCCTTAGCTTGGAGTAACATGGTAGTATGTCAGCTTCACAGTAGATTATACTGTGGACCACAGTCGTCAGATACAGTAGTTGAATAAGAAAATTGAAATGGGTGGTCTGCTGAAATGGGAACTGATTAATTTATTGAAATTAAGAACCTAAATTACTAGAATTTGATACTTTACCTTTGCATATCATCTTTTAGTAATTTTTCAGATGTGGTTTTATGCTGTTTGCTTgcatgcttttaattaaaaaatgataTGTAATTAAAACTTCTGACTTGGCATATAGTCCtaggaattaaaaagaaaaaaaaatggttatcCCTGAGTGCAAACAGCAACATGTAGGTACACTGCATagttcagtacctggaaagacaTATTGTGTGATGCATATATCTGCACACACCCCTTAATCCTCCTTTGTGCTTCTTCTATGTACCACAGTCCTGCATACTTTCTAGAGTGGCGTGCACAGTTTCAGAATGCACACAATTTGAATTAAATGTTATATAGTGATGTAATACATAAATGCATTTACTGGAATATGTGATCGTTAATTAGCAAATGTACAAACTGGGTGATCTCTCTAAAACCACAAGAAAATTAATGCAAAGAAACTTAATTTAATCCACCATTACGGTTGAGATTTTACACAGTTCAAAGCCAGTGGCAGTAACCCTGCCCTGCTGTGGATGTATGGAGATATTTCTGTTACCATATGGTGTTGTCTTTAAAACCTTAACAGTCTGTGTCTGTGCAATATGGCAGAGTAATGATTGATGTGGGAACCATCTGTGTATCTCCAACCTTCATCAGCTATGTCATCTATGTCATGTCACAGGTAAGCAATCTCGCTAATTTGCAAATGGCTGTTCCTATAGCAGAAAAAGAGGGATCTACCTCTAAAGTCAGAGCTCCACCAATACATAAATTTTTGATCGGTTGTAGTAACATTAAACTGATTTTGTCTGTGTATAAAATCTCAGCTGTAATGGTACACTAACAtagatttttgtatttaattgtaCAAGGGCAGAGTGAATTCTAGCCACTCGGGTACTTGAAGATTATTTTGTCAAAGAAACAACACGTCTCTTAACTAATTTGACTAAAACTGTGCTAAGTACAATGGagaaatttttcttttaaattgcttGTAAGTGACTGGCCTATTTAAACCCTTCCTTTAGAAAGTGATCCTTGAGCACACAAAGTTTGGAAGTCACTCCGTTAATGTACAAGTACATCTCTAAGGGATATCTGAGGTCAAGCTTGATTATTGGGTGAAAAGTTTATGTAGTCCAGAATGTGTAGAGGGCTTGTTCCATATCAGTAAACAGCCCAATTCCCAGCCTGTGTGTAGGAATGGTTCTCGACTGTGATAAAAGGTATAGTAACTCTGGTACTATAAAGGGAGGTTTGCATGCTGGATACTGGTACCTCTATTTTTGCTTCTAGTTAGTACCATCAGTCTTAATTCATGAATGCTAAAATTCCCTCCACATTGTTTTGAAGTATCTAATCAAGACATTACCCTATAAGAATGTTTCCAAACTTACTGGAGACCAATACAAATGCTGTTTCCATCCAGTCATTTAATTTTGTCTTGTTTGCATATCTATTTAAACAGTGTTCCACTGATTCTAAACAATGTACAATGCTACTTGTCTGCCTCTGGTcatttattgtttttaatcatGTAAAAGTCTGAAATCTAGTACTTTTCTGTTTTAAATAACTGGACACCAAACCAACATTTGTCTTAACATTGGTAGAGGATTGAAAATTTAATTCAAAATAAGTGTATTCCAGAGTTTCTTAAACTAAAGTTGTTAAGTCACTCATTTATCACTTTGCGAGGGTTTTTTCCCCACCTTGGAATCCTGTTGAGTTTGGATTGTTTTATCTAAATTCCTAAGGATGCATGTTCAGCATAACAATTTTGTGACTGCAGCATGGGTTAGGAGCTCTTGGCTCCCATATTCTAATTGCTTCTATGAAATGGACTTAAACTGGAGCTGTGGGTAAATTAATTTGTTTCTCCAGTTGCAAAATAAGGATATTTATTAACTTCACAGTGGTGCTGAAATTAAGGTACTGTTTGTAGAACACTTTGAAGATATAAAATACTAAATGTTGCAAATAAAACATAAACATTGGACCTATTGTAGACTCCAGGTCCAGGAACCAGCCTACTTAATGGATACCAGACTTCTGCAGCTCATCCCTGGGATGACTAGTTTTATGGGACTTGGATTGTCCTTCAGAAATTTGACTTTAATTATATCAGTTAAGCTTAACTGAATTTTCAGCTTATCTATATTGTCTAAAATACAGCTATCTTGAGGCATCAAATACCTCTTGTGGTTCATACATCTTGTTCATATTATATAGAGATGCATTATTTGTTGATGTGTCTTTCAAACAGAAGTATCTTTATTGCTACATAATACTGCAGTTTTTATTACAGAACAAAGGTCCTATGTCAAGTATAAAATATTTCATAGTTCAAGAAAATCAAGTATGTGCTTGCAAGATCAAATTACATCAGGAGTTAAATGAACTTTAGGAGGAGTTTGGTACTCTTCCAAAAAGAGAAAGTAAAGAACATTCCCCTCTTTTATATTTAGTATGTCATAGGGCTGGGTTCTAAAGTTGTGCATACCAGGAAGGAAGTTTCTGCCTGAACTACACTACTTGCTAAGACATGTTTTTTAAGGTTTAAGCTTTAAGTAATAGTAACTGTTTTAAAAAGTAAAGTTGTATGGAAAAATAAGTTAAATTGCAAAATGAAAGGGCAGCTTTATTTTTATGGTGATGTGGAAAGCTTTCAATGTTATGAATGTTAATGTTAGTGAAAGAAAagatttattcatttaaaaaatatattttagttcTTCATCAAAAGACATGGATGAGAAGGCAGATGAAGAGCAACCTTCAACTGCATGTAACCAGTACCCTAAGGAGGCAGTAAGGAAACGACAAACTTCAAGTCGAGGTTCCAGAGGCAGTGACTCCTCCAGGACGTCCAGAAAAAGCTTCAGATTGGATTACCGATTAGAGGAAGATGTAACTAAATCAAAGAGAGATAAAGATGGAAAGTTTGTCAACCCTTGGCCAACATGGAAATCTCCATCCTTGCCAAATATTTTGAAATGGGCCCTTGTGGAAAAAAATAACAGTAACGTCCCATCTTCAAAACAGGTAACTATTTGCATGTTTACTATTCCAAGATGTAGGTCCTAATCCTGTGAGGCACTGAGAGCTCTCAATTCCTATCTTTAAAATAAGAGGGTTTTCAAATAAGACTTCTTAGGCCTCTTTTGGAGACTCtaggccagtggtgggcaacctgcagcctgccAAGGTAGTCCactggtgggctgcgagacagtttgtttacattgcccgcctgcagctcccagtggccacattTTGCTGTTCCCatctaatgggagctgcgggaaccAGCGGCTAGAATGTCCCtgtggcccgtgccgcttcctgcaaaccgcagccactgggagctgtgggcggccgtgccggcagacggtcaatgtaaacaaaccatctcgctgcctgccagcagattacccccgtgggccgcaggttgcccaccactgttctagACTGTTTTTGGAGACTCACCAGTTTCACTGTGTTTTTACgtatcttttaattttttttatcatttcttTCAAAAGCTATCCATTTCTACCGTTTTAATGTGAAATCTTCAATTCTGTGTGTTAGGCCTATAAACTTGGAATAGATTATCCAGTTCAGGTTATATGTTGAGAGAAACTTCAGGAAATACCCGAACAGCATTTGTCTGAACTCACATGGTTACAGGTTATTGCATGTTTCTCTTTCAATAGATATTGGACATGTCTACAATTTGTAGGATATCTGCTACATTAGTCAAGCTGCAGTTATTACTTATGGGACATTTAATTACAAAAATGTTACTGTATGATTTGAATGGTGGTGAAAACTTTATATAGCTTTGGGATGGTATAAAACAACTACTAAATTGTAATGATGATTTCCTCTGTTTGCCAGCCACAATCCGTAGGTTAGATTCTCTCAGAGAGAATAAGTTTTTTATATTGAGGCTAATTTGAGCAAACATTTATACTAAGACACTGTCAGGTTATTGGGAAAAcacactattatttatttgtcttGCATCAGTGCCTGTAGGTCTCAGTCAGTTCCAGGGCTTCATTGTGCTAGTACTGTATACAATCAtaatgtaaaaaaaccaaaaccctaaaaataaaaactacaaaccctcccccacaacaaaagaaagaaaatacagttCCCGCTACAAAGAGGACTGGATATTGGTCTTCAGTGCCTCAGTTTGGAGATGCACTTTGTGGAGATGCACTTCTGAGCTAGTACTTTTCAGCAGCCAGGAGGCAATCATAAGAGTTTATGCTTCACAATCTGAAGTATGTGGCAGAGTTTCATTGGTTGATCTATGAATGAAACAGCTAATTGACAGCTCTTCTGATGAGAAAATAAGTCTATATATTGCATTTTTGGTGATAGTGGCTCAGAGTTGTTTGATTTCAGAGGGGTAGGGAATCTATTTAAGGAATAGATTAAATCTGTATACAGTTGGTCTGACAGCATTTTGAGCACTATTCCCCAGGATTAATTAACCCATTTTAAATTTGTAGTCCCACAACATCCGACATGCACACATACTGGCTAAATGGCCAGAGAGTACACCAATTATTTGCAGTCCCTACCACCACTGCAAGCTGTTTCTTCTGGCTTGCCACATTATCTTGTGTGGAGTTTACATCCTGGCTTGCATTGACACCTGGCTGCTCGAGAAAAAACCACTCAGACCAGGTTACCAAGAAGATTTAGTCCTTCAGAGGCCTAGAAGGGCCAGGAGAAGACACTGACTGGAGCAAGCAGACCAGTAAAAAGGTTTGTCTGCTTCTTCTTAAGAGCTGTCTGGGTGACACTTGGACAGAGCAGGAACTGGTCACTGCTAGCCCAGATCTTTAGGACCAGGTCAGGGCTTTGGCCTCAAGCACTACAACTAAGCACTTGCCTTTAAAAGCACAGCCAGTCAAATTCTGAGTTTTGTTATCCTTAGTTAACTGTTTGATGCCAAGTTCACAGCTTAGACCACAATGCTCTGAGCAGATGGCCACAACTTGTGGACTAAGGCAGGGAGCTCCCGCAGCACCACACATGGCCCTGCAAAAGACGCTATGGAGCAACCCTACCTGTGACAAACAGATGTATGTGACCACCAGCCTGTGAGTCTGGTTAATGACTGACGACATGGGTCAGTCCTTTGGTGTGTTGTGTGTGCAATGGAGAGCTGTAATATTGTTTCATTTGAGCTGCAGGATAACTATCTCTGACTTAAGGGAAGGTCAAGAAGGAATTTATACCATGCCTGGTGTAGAGCTAACTGACCCAACTCTCCAACTCCGATTTCCTAGTTTGCACTTCAGATGGTGAAGTAAGAACTAGCAGACAGTAGGAGCGTCACTAAAGTGAAGTCAGAAAAAGTCaaagtcagaagcagcaaaaAGATAGATGAAGCATTATTATTTGGACTTCTCAGCTCCCAAGCCACTTCACTGCTTGCTTCACCATTGTCCCCGCATCACCTCTGAATTAAATCGTAAAGTATTTCTGAGactatttaaaattaaagctGAGAGTTCCATGCTTCCCTTGACACTGTTTAGCTGTAGCACGTCTTTACTACAAACTACTGCTTCCTCTGCATTCTAGTTAGCAACTCCTTGATTTTAAGAACATGCTAAGTAGCTGACACCCTTAACTGGTTCATGTTATCAGTCAGTATTTTGCATATGGAATTGTATGACACCCATGATGTACTTCATTGAACTACAGACTATTGCTAAATTATTACAAGCCTCCATTTTTAACTGGGAATCTAGACCACAGACTTTCTGTATGTTACTGGCTTTGTTAATGACTTTTCTAAATGGCATTGAGATGGCTTTACTCACCATGCATTGTAAACATAAATTGTTGATTTGTGTTGCTCCACAAATCTCAGTTAAAATAAAATCAGATGGTGCGTCAGTATGTACTGAGCTCCAAAGTCCTAAGCTAATTAACCAATCTTACTAAAGCCAGTCATGCATTTCTTCTTGCTTTGcatttggggtggggatttcacACTAATGCAGAAATGAAAAGAAGTGAGTAGTAAATATTTTTCTCTAGATATCTTTGTCCACAGCCAATTTGTCATTAATGTCATATTTCAAACATCTGCCATTGCTcttggaacaaaaccaaacatcTATAGTGCAACTGTGTTACCACAGTAATACCAGTATGCTAATACACAATCTTATCCGGATTTAGTATTTTatccacctcattgtttacctcGTTGTGCAATTCAAATGATTTAGTATGGAATATATTGCAGTAGAAGTTGTACACCCTTTTTTTAAGTACTTGTAATTTGAATAATGAAATGATGACTTGGaaaaacctatttttttttaatccaaaatttgaacatttaaaaaagacAGTCATGAAGACATTTTTTCAAcacatcaaaaaacaaaaatctattttATGAAGAAGACCTGAAAATGCTTTGCCCCAACTCCTTTCCATAATTTTGTattaattcatagattttaagaccggaagggaccatttgatcatctagtctgaccgcctaTATAATAGAGGTCACAGAATTTCAGTGAGTTATTCCTGCACCTAGCCCAACAACTTgtatttggctaaagcatatctccCAGAAAGGCATTCAGTCTTGATCTGAAAATATCAATGATGGAGATAATATCAGTTCCCTTGgtagagaaaaagaaaattgtgccttatttctaatttgaatttatctGGATTCAATGTCCAGCTATTGGTTCTTGTTGTCCTCTCTTTGCTAGATCAAAGAACACTATAATACCGTGAAGGTAATCAAgtcccctctctctcttctttttgataaactgaaCACATTTTGTTCTTTGAGTCTCTcattgtaaggcattttctccatctCTCAAATTATTTTTGTGGCTCTCTTCTGCACCCTCACCAGTTGGAAGTGGTCAAGTGGATCAAATATGGCTTTATCCTCTTTTCAGAGAGCATTGCCATAGTTATTGTAAAAGGGAGATAAATGTCTAACTGCAAATAGTGCAATTTGTATCACCTCCcttctaaaaaaaaatacattcaggGTGTTTCTGTAACACACTTTTTAACGGAATTCTTTATTCCAACTACAGCTCCAATGAAGTCCCAGACTGAAATACTGATCTAAAGGGAACTACACTTAATCATTACCTTTCAATACAGTTTCAGTAGAACTGAAATTCATATTTCAATTTTTAATTAAGCTTCCATGGGACTTCACATTTAAGATAACCCTCCATAAGTAATGTAGCAGCAGTGGTGCTGCATTATACCTCTCTACTTGGCAGTTTCTTAAAAATTTATCAGCAGTGTTCATTGAATTATTGACTCTGCCGGTAGCATATTAGTGGTCCTCCTAGCAGATTAAAGTCTCTTCAATCTAATAAGTAACTTGTAATAAATCTATCCCTGCTGGGACTCTGGAAGGATATTGCTCAGATCCACAAGCTATAGCTCCAATATTTAAGCTAAAGGCCAAACTCCAAGAGAATAGTAGTAgtagcagcagcggcagcagcaccACTAAAATCCTCTTCCAGGGCAATAGGGGCAAGATATCAGAATTTGTTGCTAATTTTGAGCAATTCTATTTCATTCCAGTAAAAGTCTGCAAGTTGTTTTCAGCACATCTTTGAATTGTTTCCTTTGTAGAGCCGCAGGCCTAATTCTCCTGCTCTCAAAAGCATGTTCTAAGGCCTAGAAAGATTAAATGATTATTAAAAATAAGGTTAATGATTTTAATTTAATAGGAAgctattgaagtcactggaaatgGTATCTCTGTGCACCTACTTGCAGGTTTCCTAGAAATTAAAGATGTACACTAAGAACAAGCCTTGTTTTGTGATTGGTGCTTTGTGggctttttgttgtgtgtgtgctttgctttctaactctctttttgttgttgttttgctagGAACTTGATAAAGAGCTTCCTGTGTTAAACCCTTACTTCATTCCAAACCCTGAACTAGTTGGCAAGACTGGAAATGGCATGCGAGTCACATGGTTAGGACATGCCTCAGTTATGGTGGAAATGGATGGACTTGTAATTCTTACTGACCCCATCTTCAGCCAGCGGGCTTCCCCAGCACAGTTTGTGGGTCCAAAACGTTTCCGAGGACCTCCATGCACAGTAGATCAGCTCCCAAAAATAGATGCAGTAATGATCAGCCACACCCACTATGACCATTTGGACTATAATACTGTAGAGAGTTTAAACAAGCGTTTTGGCACTGAGTTGAGATGGTTTGTGCCTCTGGGTCTTTTAGAATGGATGCAGAAATGTGGCTGTGAAAATGTGATTGAACTGGACTGGTGGGAAGAGAACTGTGTCCCCGGTCATGACGCAGTTACTTTTGTCTTTACCCCATCTCAACACTGGTGCAAGAGGACTGCAACAGATGACAACAAGATTCTTTGGGGCAGCTGGTCTGTCTTGGGGCCCTGGAATAGGTTTTTCTTTGCAGGAGACACTGGTTACTGTGTTGCTTTTAAAGAGATAGGCAAAAGATTTGGACCTTTTGATCTTGCAGCTATTCCCATTGGAGCTTATGAACCAAGGTATGCAAATTTCAAAGGTTTTGACCAAAAGATATGTAAACTATATCAATGAAACGGTATACTGACTTCAAACCACTTTTTTTCTTGTTAGTGGTTTAAATACTAACATTGTATCTGCAGCTTCTGAACTTTTCACTTGTCTAAAATACATTTCGGGCAATGTAGAGCAGAAGAGCGATTTGAAGGCTGTGGAAATAGTAAGGGAGAGCAAGGGCATGTCTGTGCTGtgggcggcacagctgcagctatgtTGTTGTTGCAGCATAGTGCAGACGCttcctacatcaacagaaggggtttttccatcaatgtacataatccacctccctgaatgGGCGgaagctaggttgacagaagaattcttctgttgatctagttgtgtctacactgagcgttaggtcagcttaactacggTACTCTAGGATGTGAATTTTTCATACCCATGAGTGATGTACCTAAGtcaatctaaattttaagtgtacacCAGAGCCAAGACGTAGAAAGAGAGGGAAAGAAgctgaaatgtgttttttttttttttatcagacaTTACTCCAAAAACTATTGAAAAACACACACAGCCTGGCATTATTTTAATGTGAAAAGAAATTAGGAATAGGAAAGGCCACTGGGATCACCCAGTCTGAAATCCATTTTCATACATTAAAACAATTTACAGTGCTACTATATTATTCTAATTACCACATTACTTTCCCCAATTTCAGTTCTCACATGATTCTGAATGCTTTATAGCATTTGAAAGATGTGTTTGCCTGGGCATCTATTTCCTCCTTAGCACATGGTATCTAATCTTTCAGATGGGATAAAGCATTGGTTCttagtagggctgtcgattaattgcagttaactcatgcagttaactcaaaaaattaactgtgattaaaaaaattaattgcgattaatcgcgctgttaaataatagactaccaattgaaatgtattacatatttttgcatgtttttctgttttcaaatatattgatttctattacaacacagaatgcaaagtgtacagtgctcacgttatattatttttattacaaatatttgcactgtaaaatgataaaagaaatagtatttgtcagttcacctcatacaagtactgtagtgcaatctctttatcgtgaaagtgtaacttacaaatgtagattttttttcttacataactgcactcaaaaacaaaacaatgtaaaacttcagagcctacaagtccactcagtcctacttcttgttcagccaatcgctcagataaacaagtttgtttatatttacaggagataatgctgccctcttcttatttacaatgtcacctgaaagtaagaacaggtgttcacatggcacttttgtaggcaTTGCatggtatttatgtgccagatatgctaaacattcatatgccccttcatgcttcagccaccattccagaggacatgcttccatgctgatgatgctcattaaaaaaaaaagtgttaattacatttgtgactgaactccttgagggagaactatatgtctcctgttctgttttgcctacgttctgccatatatttcatgttatagcagtcttggatgatgacccaacacatgtttgttttaagaacactttcacagcagatttgacaaaacgcaaagaaggtaccaatgtgagatttctaaggatagatacagcactcgacccaaggtttaagaatctgaagtgccttccaaaatctgagagggacgaggtgtggagaatgctttcagatgtcttaaaagagcaacactccgatgtg includes the following:
- the NAPEPLD gene encoding N-acyl-phosphatidylethanolamine-hydrolyzing phospholipase D isoform X3 translates to MSSMSCHSSSSKDMDEKADEEQPSTACNQYPKEAVRKRQTSSRGSRGSDSSRTSRKSFRLDYRLEEDVTKSKRDKDGKFVNPWPTWKSPSLPNILKWALVEKNNSNVPSSKQELDKELPVLNPYFIPNPELVGKTGNGMRVTWLGHASVMVEMDGLVILTDPIFSQRASPAQFVGPKRFRGPPCTVDQLPKIDAVMISHTHYDHLDYNTVESLNKRFGTELRWFVPLGLLEWMQKCGCENVIELDWWEENCVPGHDAVTFVFTPSQHWCKRTATDDNKILWGSWSVLGPWNRFFFAGDTGYCVAFKEIGKRFGPFDLAAIPIGAYEPRWFMKYQHVNPEEAVRIHIDVQSKKSVAIHWGTFALANEYYLDPPVKLNEALERYGLKPEDFFVLHHGESRDLNINDDGFE
- the NAPEPLD gene encoding N-acyl-phosphatidylethanolamine-hydrolyzing phospholipase D isoform X2, coding for MAPERGSRVGPPAPRRRHHGEEQGAVELLPGAPGAAFSGWWFVSSSSKDMDEKADEEQPSTACNQYPKEAVRKRQTSSRGSRGSDSSRTSRKSFRLDYRLEEDVTKSKRDKDGKFVNPWPTWKSPSLPNILKWALVEKNNSNVPSSKQELDKELPVLNPYFIPNPELVGKTGNGMRVTWLGHASVMVEMDGLVILTDPIFSQRASPAQFVGPKRFRGPPCTVDQLPKIDAVMISHTHYDHLDYNTVESLNKRFGTELRWFVPLGLLEWMQKCGCENVIELDWWEENCVPGHDAVTFVFTPSQHWCKRTATDDNKILWGSWSVLGPWNRFFFAGDTGYCVAFKEIGKRFGPFDLAAIPIGAYEPRWFMKYQHVNPEEAVRIHIDVQSKKSVAIHWGTFALANEYYLDPPVKLNEALERYGLKPEDFFVLHHGESRDLNINDDGFE
- the NAPEPLD gene encoding N-acyl-phosphatidylethanolamine-hydrolyzing phospholipase D isoform X1; translated protein: MVRSRALWSCCLELLALPSAAGGLSGRRQQRNGSCWGVAAQPGERSRRCAMEEEDESARPQPERSSSKDMDEKADEEQPSTACNQYPKEAVRKRQTSSRGSRGSDSSRTSRKSFRLDYRLEEDVTKSKRDKDGKFVNPWPTWKSPSLPNILKWALVEKNNSNVPSSKQELDKELPVLNPYFIPNPELVGKTGNGMRVTWLGHASVMVEMDGLVILTDPIFSQRASPAQFVGPKRFRGPPCTVDQLPKIDAVMISHTHYDHLDYNTVESLNKRFGTELRWFVPLGLLEWMQKCGCENVIELDWWEENCVPGHDAVTFVFTPSQHWCKRTATDDNKILWGSWSVLGPWNRFFFAGDTGYCVAFKEIGKRFGPFDLAAIPIGAYEPRWFMKYQHVNPEEAVRIHIDVQSKKSVAIHWGTFALANEYYLDPPVKLNEALERYGLKPEDFFVLHHGESRDLNINDDGFE
- the NAPEPLD gene encoding N-acyl-phosphatidylethanolamine-hydrolyzing phospholipase D isoform X4, translated to MDEKADEEQPSTACNQYPKEAVRKRQTSSRGSRGSDSSRTSRKSFRLDYRLEEDVTKSKRDKDGKFVNPWPTWKSPSLPNILKWALVEKNNSNVPSSKQELDKELPVLNPYFIPNPELVGKTGNGMRVTWLGHASVMVEMDGLVILTDPIFSQRASPAQFVGPKRFRGPPCTVDQLPKIDAVMISHTHYDHLDYNTVESLNKRFGTELRWFVPLGLLEWMQKCGCENVIELDWWEENCVPGHDAVTFVFTPSQHWCKRTATDDNKILWGSWSVLGPWNRFFFAGDTGYCVAFKEIGKRFGPFDLAAIPIGAYEPRWFMKYQHVNPEEAVRIHIDVQSKKSVAIHWGTFALANEYYLDPPVKLNEALERYGLKPEDFFVLHHGESRDLNINDDGFE